The region AAATTGGACCATTCACGATTTAAATCGGGTATGGTGTAGCGGTAACATCGTTGACTCTCACTTCTCAGAAGTGTCTGttctctcaacagccccgggTTCGACTCCCGGTATCCGAGTCCTtatttttgctttttttcttctatcTGGTGCTGATCAGGGATGGCTTGATAAACCAAATTTTTGATGTGGATCTTGATGATCATACATACGATAAGATGAAACAATCTATTACATTGCATTCCTTCATTGTGGTCCCTTGTATAGGAATAGAACTTGTAAATGTAGGATTGATACAGAGGCAAGATTATGCTATCAGTTCCCTCTCGGCGGCACACAGCTACAGGTTGACATTTACTTGCTTTCTCAGGGGTGAACAAGGTGACCCCGATAGCCTCATATCCATGCGGTTCCCGATACAACAATACCCCCACCAAGCCAGCTTCTCCCGCCCCACTCACCTACTCAAGCCACCAGGGCGCGTCAGGTTGGCCAAGCTCTGGAGAGCTTCACGAGTGAGGCTCAAGCTCAAACAGCAAACCGCATCCAAAATAATTCTTAACCACCCCTTCCCGCACTCACAATTCGCACCTCTGACACATCGCCAACCACCCCTGAAAGCCCTCCttttcaccaaccccacaacaccacccctcctcttactctcaacctcccaacccacaaCAAAATGTCAATCAACAGCTACATCTCCAGTCcggccccctccctcccaccccccccatcctcccctttcGTCCCCCCATACTAACCTTGTCCCCTTCAGAAAAAGtctgcatcatcaccaccgacggCAGAACCCTGGTCGGCACCCTCGCCGCGTACGACAACACAaccaacctcgtcctccaaaacaccatcgAGCGTATCATCCGCACTCCCGATGACGCCGAGCCCTCGGCCCAGGTTCCCCTGGGCCTCTACCTCATCCGCGGCGAGAACGTCTGCACGATCGGGCTCGTTGACGAGGCGCTAGACGACAGCATCAACTGGGCCGAGGTCAAGGGGGCTGTGATTGGGACTACGAAGCATTAAGCAACTACGAGGCAAAGACTGGGGAGGTTAAAGATTTGATAAATacaaaggagaaggaagaatGGCACGTTAAGAGCTGGGTTTTGACTGTGAAGGAAATGCTAATGGCCAGTTAAAAAGAGGTTTGGGAAGCGGCGGTTCTACTACAGCATTGGGAGAGGAAGCTTTGAGAAACTGTTATGGCGTTTAGGAGTCGCACACATATATGTGCAATGGTTTGCCTCGATGGGTAtgccctctctttctctgttATTTCACaaatcacacacacacacacacacacacacacacacacacacacacacacacatatatatatatatatatatatatatttcgTTTTCGCTGACATTAACACGCAGAAGAATTCAAGAGATACCCCAtgagtaaaagaaaaaagctgGTGATCATAGG is a window of Podospora pseudopauciseta strain CBS 411.78 chromosome 1, whole genome shotgun sequence DNA encoding:
- a CDS encoding hypothetical protein (EggNog:ENOG503P677; COG:A), producing MSINSYISKKVCIITTDGRTLVGTLAAYDNTTNLVLQNTIERIIRTPDDAEPSAQVPLGLYLIRGENVCTIGLVDEALDDSINWAEVKGAVIGTTKH